A region of Procambarus clarkii isolate CNS0578487 chromosome 22, FALCON_Pclarkii_2.0, whole genome shotgun sequence DNA encodes the following proteins:
- the LOC138367486 gene encoding ribosome-binding protein 1-like: MTPHRVWSNSMTPHRVWSKTMTPSQGVEQRHDPSQGVEQRHDPSQGVEQDHDPSQGVKQHPDSSQGVEQDPDLSQGVEQHPDSSQGVEQLHDPSQGVEQLPDPSQGVEQLPDPSQGVEQLPDPSQGVEQHPDPSQGVEQLPDPSQGVEQRHDPSQGVEQRHDPSQGVEQHHDPSQGVEQDHDPSQGVEQHPDPSQGVEQHPDPSQGVEQLPDPSQGVEQLPDPSQGVEQLHDPSQDVEQHPDPSQGVEQDHDPSQGVEQRHDPSQGVEQLHDPSQGVEQHPDPSQGVELDHDPSQDVEQDHDPSQGVEQRHDPSQDVEQDHDPSQGVEQDHDPSQGVELDHDPSQDVEQDHDPSQGVEQRHDPS; this comes from the coding sequence atGACTCCTCACAGGGTGTGGAGCAACTCCATGACCCCGcacagggtgtggagcaagaccatGACCCCCTCACAGGGTGTGGAGCAACGCCATGACCCCTCACAGGGTGTGGAGCAACGCCATGACCCCTcacagggtgtggagcaagaccatGACCCCTCACAGGGTGTGAAGCAACACCCTGACTCCTCACAGGGTGTAGAGCAAGACCCTGACCTCTCACAGGGTGTGGAACAACACCCTGACTCCTCACAGGGTGTGGAGCAACTCCATGACCCCTCACAGGGTGTGGAGCaactccctgacccctcacagggtgtggagcaactccctgacccctcacagggtgtggagcaactccctgacccctcacagGGTGTGGAGCAACACCCTGACCCCTCACAGGGTGTGGAGCaactccctgacccctcacagGGTGTGGAGCAACGCCATGACCCCTCACAGGGTGTGGAGCAACGCCATGACCCCTCACAGGGTGTGGAGCAACACCATGACCCCTcacagggtgtggagcaagaccatGACCCCTCACAGGGTGTGGAGCAACACCCTGACCCCTcacagggtgtggagcagcaccctgacccctcacagggtgtggagcaactccctgacccctcacagggtgtggagcaactccctgacccctcacagGGTGTGGAGCAACTCCATGACCCCTCACAGGATGTGGAGCAACACCCTGACCCCTcacagggtgtggagcaagaccatGACCCCTCACAGGGTGTGGAGCAACGTCATGACCCCTCACAGGGTGTGGAGCAACTCCATGACCCCTCACAGGGTGTGGAGCAACACCCTGACCCCTCACAGGGAGTGGAGCTAGACCATGACCCCTCACAGGATGTGGAGCAAGACCATGACCCCTCACAGGGTGTGGAGCAACGCCATGACCCCTCACAGGATGTGGAGCAAGACCATGACCCCTcacagggtgtggagcaagaccatGACCCCTCACAGGGAGTGGAGCTAGACCATGACCCCTCACAGGATGTGGAGCAAGACCATGACCCCTCACAGGGTGTGGAACAACGCCATGACCCCTCatag
- the LOC138367485 gene encoding submandibular gland secretory Glx-rich protein CB-like: MTPHRVWSNSMTPHRVWSKTMTPSQGVEQRHDPSQGVEQRHDPSQGVEQDHDPSQGVEQHPDSSQGVEQLHDPSQGVEQDHDPSQGVEQRHDPSQGVEQLPDPSQGVEQLPDPSQGVEQLPDPSQGVEQHPDPSQGVEQLPDPSQGVKQLPDPSQGVEQLPDPSQGVEQHPDPSQGVEQHPDPSQGVEQRHDPSQGVEQLPDPSQGVEQRHDPSQGVEQRHDPSQGVEQDHDPSQGVEQHPDPSQGVEQHPDPSQGVEQRHDPSQGVEQDHVPSQGVEQHPDPSQGVEQDPDPSPGVEQDHDPSQGVEQDPDPSQGVEQDHDPLTGCGATP, encoded by the coding sequence atGACTCCTCACAGGGTGTGGAGCAACTCCATGACCCCGcacagggtgtggagcaagaccatGACCCCCTCCCAAGGTGTGGAGCAACGCCATGACCCCTCACAGGGTGTGGAGCAACGCCATGACCCCTcacagggtgtggagcaagaccatGACCCCTCACAGGGTGTGGAGCAACACCCTGACTCCTCACAGGGTGTGGAGCAACTCCATGACCCCTcacagggtgtggagcaagaccatGACCCCTCACAGGGTGTGGAGCAACGCCATGACCCCTCACAGGGTGTGGAGCaactccctgacccctcacagggtgtggagcaactccctgacccctcacagggtgtggagcaactccctgacccctcacagGGTGTGGAGCAACACCCTGACCCCTCACAGGGTGTGGAGCaactccctgacccctcacagGGTGTGAAGCaactccctgacccctcacagggtgtggagcaactccctgacccctcacagGGTGTGGAGCAACACCCTGACCCCTCACAGGGTGTGGAGCAACACCCTGACCCCTCACAGGGTGTGGAGCAACGCCATGACCCCTCACAGGGTGTGGAGCAACTTCCAGACCCCTCACAGGGTGTGGAGCAACGCCATGACCCCTCACAGGGTGTGGAGCAACGCCATGACCCCTcacagggtgtggagcaagaccatGACCCCTCACAGGGTGTGGAGCAACACCCTGACCCCTcacagggtgtggagcagcacCCTGACCCCTCACAGGGTGTGGAGCAACGCCATGACCCCTcacagggtgtggagcaagaccatGTCCCCTCACAGGGTGTGGAGCAACACCCTGACCCCTcacagggtgtggagcaagaccctGACCCCTCaccgggtgtggagcaagaccatgacccctcacagggtgtggagcaagaccctgacccctcacagggtgtggagcaagaccatGACCCCCTCACAGGGTGTGGAGCAACGCCATGA
- the LOC138367484 gene encoding submandibular gland secretory Glx-rich protein CA-like has protein sequence MTPSQGVEQRHDLSQGVEQDHDPSQGVEQHPDPSQGVEQYPDPSQGVEQRHDPSQGVKKDHDPSQGVEQHHDPSQGVEQDPDPSQGVEQDHDPSQGVEQDPDPSQGVEQDHDPLTGCGARP, from the coding sequence atGACCCCCTCACAGGGTGTGGAGCAACGCCATGACCTCTcacagggtgtggagcaagaccatGACCCCTCACAGGGTGTGGAGCAACACCCTGACCCCTCACAGGGTGTGGAGCAATACCCTGACCCCTCACAGGGTGTGGAGCAACGTCATGACCCCTCACAGGGTGTGAAGAAAGACCATGACCCCTCACAGGGTGTGGAGCAACACCATGACCCCTcacagggtgtggagcaagaccctgacccctcacagggtgtggagcaagaccatgacccctcacagggtgtggagcaagaccctgacccctcacagggtgtggagcaagaccatGACCCCCTcacagggtgtggagcaagaccctGA